The segment attccCTTCAAAAAATTGAACGTTCTCTCTTTTACTATTTATCATTTGAACATTCGAGTCTACTTTTCTATTCGAccttttttcattatatttattgttatattcatataatttatcCAATGtcttattattaccataattttttttctttcctGAAATCCTTTCTACATCACTATAATGATGATGctcattcatattattatattcctCCTCTAGAAATTCGTTAAAATTATGTTCTTTTTTCATAGAATCATTTTCATTGTTAAGGAAGTTATCATTActtatttcttttctaGTCATTTCATCGTTATTATTATGGtaattatcatattcattatatttacctttcctattattataataataataataattattattattattattattattattattattattatcatttctatcagtcatattatttttaccattcacattatttttaccattcacattatttttaccattcacattatttttaccattcacattatttttaccatacacattatttttacaattcatattatttttttcattgCTTACATTCTTATCAGTAGCAGCATTTAACTTTCCTTTATTAGGTGACATCTTGTTATGCTTACTGCTTTGCATTAAGCTGGAAAAATGATTTATCGATtgcatatttttattaactAAATTATCAATTGTATTCAAAGAGCTTtcgttttttttatttatttttacattcttttcatttgaATTATTTGCATAATTTCTCGACATATCATTTCCATATACATTactatttattttatgaatattatcattaatattatttatattactatttatattatcgacatcattattaatacaattaatattcttattaatattatcaatGGATGTATTTCCTTTATTAGATTCCTTttctatataattattattatattcatctATTACATCAATTGTTATATCTTGTGCTTTTTGCTCATAGTTTGCTAACATCATACTTccatcatatttattattttcattatccttataataatcaaaattattactTTTAATATCTATCAAATCAGATTcaattaaattatttacatttaatgatgtcattatattattttcatcatgTTCAATgttgtttttataattcaAACGTGATGGGCTATTTTTCGTATTTAACGTATCGTTAAAACTGCTCTTTCCCATCTTTATGTTGGtacttatattattaatattataactattataactattattatatgtattattttgatttatcTTATCACCCTCATGTATGTTATTACCAACTTCTTTTTCTCTTCTGTATGgtcttttcttttcttcctcattattataaaattcGTTCTCTTCATACATGTCTCTGGGTAGATTAGTTGAGAATCCATTTtgattatcattataatcatatttattatcattctttatatagttcttttcataattctgataatcattatttaaaaaatcatcttttttttcattatatttatcacccccataattataatagtctatattattattattgtcatggttattattattattattataattataattattattattattattattattattataattattattattattataattattattatcattattatcattattatcatcatcattattatcattattatcattattattgttgttaccattattttttgtaatgTGTGCATAGTTTGATATACCTCTATTTTCCTTAAGACCACTCTTACTATAACTTACCttatcattcatattatcatccatatatataacactCACATTATCCGTTTTATCTACcaaatttatatctttattattcaaTAATTTAGAATCcattttcttattattcATCGAATAAGACGAAGCAACATCCTTATCAACATTATTAGATACATAATTTGCATCCGATATTATCAAATTGTCATTTTTATACTTTAAAAAACctttgtttttaaaattttcatttatcatactatctatatattgaatactattattaatctctaaattgttataattaaaatttatacttttttttctatttcttcttcttaTCAAAtcaaatttatttttaccaATTGCCTTAACCTTTACTCCTCTATTTCTTGCGTTACTTGTTCTAGATAAATTTGTACTAACTTTTCTATTCTCCAAATGTTTTAAGGATATTATAGCACCTTTACCACTTTTGTTTCTACAATCCtgtaatttatttaataaatttatttcattttctttctCTTTTAATGATTtctctttattttttaattgcTCATGTAATAGTTTTAATTGTTCTTGTATAAACTCCGTATCCTTTATATGCTTCTCTTTCGTTAAAAGAAATTGTTTTTTCTCTGCTTCTAAACTATTTCGATCTATTTGTATAACAGTTTGCTCATCTAATAATTCCTTTTCACgtttttctatattttgtaattgcatttctttttgttttaaactatttttataattaacCAGTTGATCTTTAACCTTCTGTAAttcgttttttttttctttaagCTTCTTTTCTCTTTCTTGTAATTTAGAACTATATTCCTTCAACTCTACATCAAATGAATTTAATGATTCCTTTTTCTTATTTGATTCTTCCAgtttcttattatattccTTTTCCTTTTCCATTAAATGAATTTCTCTATTTTTCAATTCCTTGtcataatttaataattcttctttatttttttttatcttatCTAATTGTTCATCAAAAATTTTACGAGATTCTTCCATTTGAGCCTTGTCATTATTTAGACTTTCTTCTCTTTCATCTAAatcatattttcttttctcaATTTGCTCCTTTTCcttttcaatattttccttttcctTATTTAAATCTTCTTGTTGCTGTGATAAATTGATAAtctttatctttatatcgttttcttctttttctttgaaatttttataattctttaattCAATTTCGATTTGTTCCTTTTCTACTAACAagttttctttttctaaatttaatttttcttgttgaacatataatttttctttttcttcttcaaTATCTAAgtaaatgttttttttataattttctaaTTCTTCTTGTTCTTTTATAATCAAATATTTCATCTTATTCTTATCTTCTTCTAACACATCATATTTCTTTTGTATACtttcttcatatttttcacatttatttctaaattcttcttcatatatttttttttgttcttcaAAATTATCACGTTCTTTATGAagttttcttttttcattcCCAATTTCGTTTTGTAacttttcattttcttcatcaaATTTTTTTGCTAAACCTGATTTTTCATTTTCgaaattttctttatatttttgttcCAAATAATTTTTGAATTCCTTTTTCTCTTCTTCCAAATTTTGTATCATGTTACGTCTTTCCTTTTCAATTTcatcttttaatttttcattttccttttccacattttttatcatcttttctttatttttctcaATATCTTCTAACATTATGACTTTCATTTTTTCGACCTCCTCAATCATTAATATTCGTTCCTTACGTAATTCTTctttcatataattaatttcattttctttttccttttgcatattatttttttcattaagAAATTTTATTCTCTCTTCTTGTACATCATCtaataatttcattttatccatttctaattcttttctctttttatttaaatctTCAAGTAATTCATTATATCTATCCATTCTACTATTTAgttctttttgttttattaagTTATTTCGTTCATTTCTTTgtatttcttcttctttgttttgtaaattattatattcacATTCAATAATTTGcttcttttctttttctaaagattctaattcttttttcaaCATTTCCAATTCATTCTTTtctttcatattattcaattTCTCTTCTTCTAACTCTTTTTTAGtatgatttaaaaaattttcttttctttctatatttcttctttcGTTATCTATTTCCTTTTCTCGTTCTTCCATTTCtttgatttttttattaaactGACCAaatttttcatcatattcatataatttacttttacatttattttcGATAGTTATGCATTCATTCATTTTATCTAATAACTCTTTTTGAGcattatcatattttaattttatagaattaacatacttttctttttcttcaatATCCATTTTCTTCTTATCTACAAGCATTTCCTTTTCCTTTATCTGCGAATGAATCTTCtcaatttctttttctttatctgATAGCATCTCgacttttttttcaaaattatcttttct is part of the Plasmodium reichenowi strain SY57 chromosome 12, whole genome shotgun sequence genome and harbors:
- a CDS encoding hypothetical protein (conserved Plasmodium protein, unknown function); translated protein: MKTDSNNNNSVYSVSLSENENSVIGKSKVNLDNTKNIYKYDKYSNYINTVKNKKVEEEIDKIYKENSEIESDIEENKISSDISVTSKNNFKETIKNSVKNGKSFITRYKNLFGKERKIVEDMKDDKNNTLINRIDKYDKNSLLIKIKDNDSVIDSDNHSLNNLKQKNRNHNNSNIDINNSSNIDINNSSDIDISNSSNIDNDNDNNNNNNNNNNNNEEEENDYTHTKPKKLSCYINSSKRKFYALDKLKTNRHLDLETHESHYKSNKKHSSSRQISEDIPSSVIKKLKDRVKGNKDSLISDNKKVGDKMSNYEYYKNNMNPGEYLRNLKEANMKNMVIRNDENKEKSFMYNRNRIYNKGNINNNNNTENMYNNNNNIRYNSTTNPMDLVETNNANKIIDMNLLYNKDIDTLNSNGSAYIDVNKLNVLQEKYKNNLFYEKELANIKDINQKEGNQLKSENNNEKGYLNNMKNEVRSNYLNNLLNNRNVKDKYESEQKFNVSNEKEMQDTCKTLNYNNDINKRDNENNIINNNTKQLIIEYLMNIKNNGEENKNGNKFNMNDVRNNYIDSHYKGKDILNYDYKNVHHKRSSSSNVNIRKMEKEKVSNYLNYVDDTQAKISYYQEKTRDTSNNGVSRYDKYLKLKNESNLNFLKNKMMDLNVNEFNNRTMYRVDFMNNKNEFDDNKGRNSNLDHVNNNDNMNNNNNMKNNVNMNNNNNNNNNDNMINNNNNDNMINNNDNINNDNNFNNYGEKNNSIFPNGDVSIHNNTLISNNKQDLSNLRNFDLNELRKKHLNNYHKISDKESIYMNNKNDEIFIDNNKIESYQLNMLNEKKNKENSLIHNNEELFSFDRNFKKKNDFKNIVCVCQASKQMARLQVHMEENRQMLETEKNLMKKRKDNFEKKVEMLSDKEKEIEKIHSQIKEKEMLVDKKKMDIEEKEKYVNSIKLKYDNAQKELLDKMNECITIENKCKSKLYEYDEKFGQFNKKIKEMEEREKEIDNERRNIERKENFLNHTKKELEEEKLNNMKEKNELEMLKKELESLEKEKKQIIECEYNNLQNKEEEIQRNERNNLIKQKELNSRMDRYNELLEDLNKKRKELEMDKMKLLDDVQEERIKFLNEKNNMQKEKENEINYMKEELRKERILMIEEVEKMKVIMLEDIEKNKEKMIKNVEKENEKLKDEIEKERRNMIQNLEEEKKEFKNYLEQKYKENFENEKSGLAKKFDEENEKLQNEIGNEKRKLHKERDNFEEQKKIYEEEFRNKCEKYEESIQKKYDVLEEDKNKMKYLIIKEQEELENYKKNIYLDIEEEKEKLYVQQEKLNLEKENLLVEKEQIEIELKNYKNFKEKEENDIKIKIINLSQQQEDLNKEKENIEKEKEQIEKRKYDLDEREESLNNDKAQMEESRKIFDEQLDKIKKNKEELLNYDKELKNREIHLMEKEKEYNKKLEESNKKKESLNSFDVELKEYSSKLQEREKKLKEKKNELQKVKDQLVNYKNSLKQKEMQLQNIEKREKELLDEQTVIQIDRNSLEAEKKQFLLTKEKHIKDTEFIQEQLKLLHEQLKNKEKSLKEKENEINLLNKLQDCRNKSGKGAIISLKHLENRKVSTNLSRTSNARNRGVKVKAIGKNKFDLIRRRNRKKSINFNYNNLEINNSIQYIDSMINENFKNKGFLKYKNDNLIISDANYVSNNVDKDVASSYSMNNKKMDSKLLNNKDINLVDKTDNVSVIYMDDNMNDKVSYSKSGLKENRGISNYAHITKNNGNNNNNDNNDNNDDDNNDNNDNNNYNNNNNYNNNNNNNNNYNYNNNNNNHDNNNNIDYYNYGGDKYNEKKDDFLNNDYQNYEKNYIKNDNKYDYNDNQNGFSTNLPRDMYEENEFYNNEEEKKRPYRREKEVGNNIHEGDKINQNNTYNNSYNSYNINNISTNIKMGKSSFNDTLNTKNSPSRLNYKNNIEHDENNIMTSLNVNNLIESDLIDIKSNNFDYYKDNENNKYDGSMMLANYEQKAQDITIDVIDEYNNNYIEKESNKGNTSIDNINKNINCINNDVDNINSNINNINDNIHKINSNVYGNDMSRNYANNSNEKNVKINKKNESSLNTIDNLVNKNMQSINHFSSLMQSSKHNKMSPNKGKLNAATDKNVSNEKNNMNCKNNVYGKNNVNGKNNVNGKNNVNGKNNVNGKNNMTDRNDNNNNNNNNNNNNYYYYYNNRKGKYNEYDNYHNNNDEMTRKEISNDNFLNNENDSMKKEHNFNEFLEEEYNNMNEHHHYSDVERISGKKKNYGNNKTLDKLYEYNNKYNEKRSNRKVDSNVQMINSKRENVQFFEGNKNIDISFISRTPHSLNKSIEENNGYNSDSNLLCSHNFVHNENEMLRKINSQMSNYEDHDNKYKARNNSSNIYLNNNNNNNNSNYVHRNNIKPNIVKKFNRTKEEEDQEQDGIADGKSGYIKNNTNVYKQEMIIENSNNMNKVNYKNNDDHNNNMNITYLKKSHINQLSSFKEKEKEKEKSNFRNPENNKYSNKNNTSNTKFLSNIKTNSHNNNNNMNNMNAPNEQKNTNMVRIKGFMKGIQQNNKIPNDIKFNNDEYMNRKKNYENKHEINSNNIIEQLDKTLMNKSIIMNKNKKKFDKK